The Coregonus clupeaformis isolate EN_2021a chromosome 8, ASM2061545v1, whole genome shotgun sequence genome has a segment encoding these proteins:
- the LOC121572545 gene encoding forkhead box protein H1-like has translation MQNMTENILGTLLPLQAPSNVVQRRKNQRYGKKKSTTYLGLIAYVIQDSPDKMLTFSQLMDKLGAFLSGDRKGIENNIRVCLSSNDCFVKVPVSPYMPHSKKNFWKVDESQITAKMARRHFKGILDLFPELSTKVRMEADRISERFAAVYSPTPTLTSPHTQKRSEVKFSSPFSIESILNRDSPSRLSPRPAPLSVVSSAPTDQLPLRAERGLGTKRMSWDSPPVEINISPRAGNGCPSSLTVGTTVHGLIGDDDGRPVKKMRMCADPSYLIYSRPTFAPRFADPPLNCYLKYPVPTYACDVHHFGL, from the exons ATGCAGAACATGACAGAGAACATCCTGGGAACTCTCCTACCTCTCCAGGCTCCATCCAACGTTGTTCAGAGAAGGAAGAACCAACGTTATGGCAAGAAGAAGAGCACAACCTATCTGGGACTGATTGCTTATGTCATTCAGGACTCTCCAGACAAGATGCTCACATTTAGTCAG TTGATGGACAAGTTGGGAGCATTCCTCTCAGGAGACAGAAAAGGCATCGAGAACAACATAAGGGTCTGCTTATCATCCAACGATTGTTTTGTCAAG GTTCCAGTCAGTCCATATATGCCACACTCAAAGAAGAACTTCTGGAAAGTCGATGAGAGTCAAATTACAGCCAAGATGGCGAGACGCCACTTCAAGGGCATACTGGACTTGTTCCCCGAGTTGTCCACCAAAGTGCGAATGGAGGCAGACAGGATATCAGAGCGCTTTGCCGCGGTCTACTCACCAACACCAACCCTCACCAGCCCTCATACCCAGAAGAGAAGTGAGGTGAAGTTCAGCAGTCCTTTCTCCATCGAATCCATCTTGAACAGAGACAGTCCTTCTCGTTTGAGCCCAAGACCCGCTCCATTGTCGGTTGTGTCCAGCGCGCCAACGGATCAACTGCCATTGCGCGCGGAGAGAGGACTTGGAACCAAGAGGATGAGCTGGGACTCTCCACCTGTGGAGATAAACATTTCCCCCCGCGCAGGTAACGGTTGCCCCAGCTCCCTGACAGTGGGAACCACAGTCCACGGTCTCATTGGTGATGATGATGGAAGGCCTGTCAAAAAGATGCGCATGTGTGCTGATCCCTCCTATCTGATCTACTCCAGACCCACCTTTGCTCCTCGTTTTGCCGACCCACCACTTAACTGTTATTTGAAGTACCCTGTGCCCACATATGCTTGTGATGTTCACCATTTTGGATTGTAA